A window of the Corynebacterium minutissimum genome harbors these coding sequences:
- a CDS encoding [protein-PII] uridylyltransferase → MPTAAELREEAFAAANRLTQSLVLPPGCALAATGSFARRAMTPFSDLDLILLHPEGTTLSDDVVSVVWYPIWDAKYRLDYAVRTPSEFAAIAGSDPAAGFAQLDLAFVAGDKQLVDSTRAQVYATWRRLLQRNFDAFVDIAIARWRRSGTLATMTHPDIKNGRGGLRDIQFLRALALGNLADVPPLEAERALLLDVRTLLHVTARRHRDVLDPEFAAEIAQQLGFADRYELSSAVVTAALAVDKAMERALATARGVVAKRSPSRSRKPLDIGVVDAGGEIHLARTADLTEPWLLLRVAAASARSGRPVADKVWEQLRELPALPERWTAAATDSFFALLSSPVHTPRLIQEMEAHGLWERIVPEWAHIRGLLPRERTHAHTVDYHSILTVARCADARTSVARPDLLLLAGLYHDIGKGFGRPHSVVGAEMVARAAAKLRLDLADRSRVQTVVAEHTTLARIVSRTDPESDTARDELLEAVRYDYLTLALLVALAQADAESTGPGVWNPRLARGIETVSRRAFEQLESLRPTKPWVAADRDMGLRYNPEDDIFTVVWRGNYQREAVRALALIAAFGWFIVSSRLVRTSEGYAGEFDVRALQGSIDLVSDEQRLIQAYKSGTHSVLPPFVPGPATAMWTGGIFEIRIDDYTGTLGHVLSLLPDCEWLSTTTPGSTMVLHALPSEDIPRAALVRNVTQALVNG, encoded by the coding sequence TTGCCTACTGCCGCAGAACTGCGTGAGGAGGCCTTCGCGGCAGCCAACCGTCTCACGCAGTCCCTTGTCCTACCACCAGGCTGTGCCTTAGCGGCCACCGGGTCTTTTGCCCGCCGCGCTATGACACCGTTTTCGGACCTTGACCTTATCCTCCTGCACCCGGAGGGGACGACGCTGTCCGACGACGTCGTTTCAGTAGTATGGTATCCCATTTGGGATGCCAAGTACCGACTCGATTACGCGGTGCGCACCCCGAGTGAATTCGCCGCTATCGCCGGCTCTGACCCCGCGGCGGGTTTTGCCCAGCTAGACCTCGCATTCGTTGCGGGGGATAAGCAGCTTGTCGATTCCACCCGGGCCCAGGTTTATGCCACGTGGCGCCGCCTCCTGCAGCGCAATTTTGATGCTTTTGTTGATATCGCCATCGCGCGCTGGCGCCGCTCCGGCACTCTCGCCACGATGACCCACCCGGACATCAAGAACGGCCGTGGGGGATTGCGTGATATCCAGTTCCTTCGAGCTTTGGCCCTTGGCAACCTTGCGGACGTTCCCCCTCTGGAGGCCGAAAGGGCCTTGCTTCTCGACGTCCGCACGCTCCTCCACGTCACCGCCCGCCGCCACCGCGACGTACTCGATCCCGAGTTCGCCGCCGAAATTGCGCAGCAGTTAGGCTTTGCCGACCGTTATGAGTTGTCCTCCGCTGTGGTGACGGCCGCTTTAGCGGTGGATAAGGCTATGGAGAGGGCGCTGGCGACGGCACGAGGGGTCGTCGCCAAGCGCAGCCCTAGCCGCTCCCGCAAACCGTTGGATATTGGCGTCGTTGATGCCGGCGGTGAAATCCACCTTGCCCGCACCGCTGACTTGACCGAACCATGGCTGTTGCTGCGCGTGGCGGCTGCCTCAGCGCGGTCGGGCCGACCAGTGGCTGACAAAGTTTGGGAGCAGCTTCGCGAACTCCCCGCGCTTCCCGAGCGGTGGACAGCCGCGGCGACAGATTCCTTCTTCGCCCTGCTGTCCTCACCCGTGCACACACCTCGTCTTATCCAAGAGATGGAGGCACACGGTTTGTGGGAGAGGATCGTCCCCGAGTGGGCGCATATTCGGGGGCTCCTACCGCGGGAACGCACGCATGCGCACACCGTGGACTATCACTCGATTCTTACCGTGGCCCGTTGTGCCGATGCACGCACCTCCGTCGCACGGCCCGACTTGTTGTTGCTGGCAGGGCTCTATCACGATATTGGTAAAGGCTTCGGCCGCCCACACTCGGTGGTAGGTGCGGAAATGGTGGCCCGGGCGGCCGCGAAGCTACGTCTTGACCTTGCGGACCGGTCGCGAGTGCAAACCGTCGTGGCGGAGCACACAACGCTTGCACGTATCGTTTCGCGCACGGACCCAGAATCGGACACTGCCCGTGACGAGCTCCTTGAAGCTGTGCGCTACGACTACCTGACCCTTGCACTCCTCGTCGCGCTGGCGCAGGCGGATGCGGAATCAACGGGGCCAGGGGTGTGGAATCCGCGCTTGGCTCGCGGCATTGAGACGGTCAGTCGCCGCGCCTTTGAGCAGCTCGAATCTCTGCGCCCGACGAAACCCTGGGTGGCCGCCGACCGGGACATGGGGTTGCGGTACAACCCAGAAGACGACATCTTTACCGTGGTGTGGCGCGGAAACTATCAACGCGAAGCCGTGCGAGCGCTTGCGCTCATCGCGGCCTTCGGATGGTTCATTGTGTCGTCACGTCTCGTGCGCACCTCGGAAGGCTATGCCGGCGAATTCGATGTGCGTGCCCTGCAGGGCAGCATCGACCTGGTTTCGGACGAGCAGCGCCTTATCCAGGCCTATAAATCAGGAACCCACTCCGTGCTGCCGCCGTTTGTCCCAGGGCCCGCAACCGCCATGTGGACTGGAGGAATCTTCGAGATCCGCATCGACGATTACACCGGCACCCTCGGTCATGTGCTGTCGCTGTTGCCTGATTGCGAGTGGCTGTCGACAACCACGCCGGGCTCCA
- the ftsY gene encoding signal recognition particle-docking protein FtsY, whose translation MNTTYLWIAIAVIVLILLVIGLVVLGKKRGESKKVSFEKPEDKPKELTQQQKSGNYQAKSGFNFAPAGGGATKQPASAPKASEPQKPAERQVASPKPAAAEPAQRAETEPERQPEAQPEQRDATQLANEQLSGTAKTPEAEPAKPAAPAEPAKPETPAEPAKPEDTTAEKVEDKPEKAKESESAGGAVAAGAATAAAAGAAAASAAAAEEEQRADDEAQVSTPEADTPAAVDADETIADTQVEEQPVEEPVTEVAAEEPAAETVDSDSGAEDAADAQAEAEEAAAAAGEQAASASAALETEPEELEVSEDAEVVEAPAQPQEDIAPAAGRLGKLRGRLSRSQNAIGQGLMGILSAGDLDDDAWEDIEDTLIMADLGTKATMQVTDSLRDKIAERGVSSEEEARAMLREALIEVGHPEMDRSIKAMPNEGKPAVIMVVGVNGTGKTTTTGKLARVLVSMGHNVLLGAADTFRAAAADQLETWGRRVGATTVRGKEGADPASVAFDAVAAGVDQGVDVVLVDTAGRLHTSVDLMDQLGKVKRVVEKKTDVDEVLLVLDATVGQNGLTQARIFRDVVDITGVVLTKLDGTAKGGIVFQVQEELGVPVKLVGLGEGADDLAPFEIESFVDALLGEK comes from the coding sequence ATGAATACTACGTATCTGTGGATTGCGATAGCAGTCATCGTTCTGATCCTTCTGGTGATCGGGCTGGTCGTGCTGGGTAAGAAGCGCGGCGAGTCAAAGAAAGTCTCTTTTGAAAAGCCCGAAGATAAACCCAAGGAGCTCACTCAGCAGCAAAAGTCGGGCAATTACCAGGCCAAGTCCGGCTTCAACTTTGCTCCAGCTGGCGGCGGTGCCACCAAGCAGCCCGCTAGCGCGCCGAAGGCTAGCGAGCCGCAGAAGCCCGCTGAGCGGCAGGTAGCGAGCCCCAAACCCGCAGCCGCAGAACCTGCACAGCGAGCTGAGACCGAGCCGGAGCGTCAGCCTGAAGCCCAGCCGGAGCAGCGCGACGCCACGCAACTGGCCAATGAGCAGCTCAGCGGCACCGCGAAGACCCCAGAAGCCGAGCCAGCTAAGCCTGCCGCTCCAGCAGAGCCAGCCAAGCCTGAAACCCCAGCAGAGCCGGCCAAGCCTGAAGACACGACTGCCGAGAAGGTAGAAGACAAGCCAGAGAAGGCCAAGGAATCTGAGTCCGCTGGCGGTGCCGTCGCTGCCGGTGCCGCGACCGCAGCAGCTGCTGGTGCAGCCGCGGCAAGTGCTGCAGCAGCTGAGGAGGAGCAGCGTGCAGATGATGAGGCTCAGGTTTCTACTCCCGAGGCGGACACTCCGGCCGCGGTGGACGCCGATGAGACCATCGCTGACACACAGGTAGAAGAGCAACCAGTCGAAGAACCCGTAACGGAGGTTGCGGCTGAGGAACCTGCGGCAGAAACTGTGGATTCTGATTCTGGTGCTGAGGATGCGGCCGACGCTCAAGCTGAAGCAGAGGAAGCTGCTGCGGCGGCAGGGGAGCAGGCGGCGTCGGCAAGCGCGGCGCTCGAGACCGAGCCGGAGGAGCTCGAGGTTTCCGAAGACGCAGAGGTCGTTGAGGCCCCAGCGCAGCCCCAGGAGGACATCGCGCCGGCAGCGGGCCGTTTGGGCAAGCTCCGTGGGCGCCTGTCGCGCTCCCAGAACGCCATTGGCCAGGGCCTTATGGGCATCCTGTCCGCCGGTGACCTCGATGATGACGCGTGGGAGGATATCGAAGACACCCTCATCATGGCGGACCTCGGCACCAAGGCCACCATGCAGGTCACTGATTCACTGCGTGACAAGATTGCGGAACGCGGCGTGAGCTCCGAAGAGGAAGCACGCGCCATGCTGCGCGAAGCTCTCATTGAGGTGGGCCACCCAGAAATGGACCGCTCCATCAAGGCTATGCCGAACGAGGGCAAGCCGGCTGTCATCATGGTGGTCGGTGTCAACGGCACTGGCAAGACCACCACGACCGGTAAGCTCGCCCGCGTGCTCGTTTCCATGGGACACAACGTGCTGCTCGGAGCTGCCGATACCTTCCGCGCAGCGGCCGCAGACCAGTTAGAGACCTGGGGTCGCCGAGTCGGCGCCACCACTGTTCGTGGCAAGGAAGGCGCAGACCCCGCTTCCGTGGCCTTCGATGCCGTCGCAGCTGGTGTAGACCAAGGTGTTGACGTCGTCCTCGTCGACACAGCTGGCCGCCTGCACACCTCCGTGGACCTCATGGACCAGCTGGGCAAGGTCAAGCGCGTGGTGGAAAAGAAGACCGACGTGGATGAGGTTCTGCTGGTGCTCGATGCCACCGTGGGCCAGAACGGCCTGACCCAGGCGCGCATCTTCCGTGATGTCGTGGACATCACCGGCGTTGTGCTCACCAAGTTGGACGGCACAGCCAAGGGCGGCATCGTCTTCCAAGTTCAGGAGGAACTGGGCGTGCCGGTGAAGCTCGTGGGCCTCGGCGAGGGAGCAGATGACCTCGCCCCGTTCGAAATTGAGAGCTTCGTCGACGCCCTGTTGGGAGAAAAATAG
- a CDS encoding monovalent cation/H+ antiporter subunit D family protein encodes MSDTVSALLPLFAAVPLVSAALALLAPWRRVRDAIMLIVPGIGIFAAFALLLYTMNNGVVAHNVGNYLGNAGIAFAADTFSALMIVTTMIVAFGANWFAIVGGETKSRYYPSLTLILITGVCGALLTADLFNFFVFIEVMLLPSYGLITMSGTWSRLAAGRAFVLVNLFASTLLVVGVGYIYSVTGVVNLGALKGAAAGNGPVTVAAGIIVIAVAAKAGVFPVQNWLPRTYPGTSAAVMGLFSGLHTKVAVYMLYRLWVQLFDMDERWGVLIIVVMIISMIVGAFGGLAENSIRRVLGYQMLNGMPFILVMMAFTTHDAQRALAAGILYTIHHMLTVGSLILAAGAIEETYGTGRLNKLSGLARRDPIIAWIFAAGAFSVVGFPPFSGMWGKVLIVAEVARTGGGWAWTVITVIIIASFAAFLSMLRVWRRVFWGKDLPKEKVPNELVIRKKLMAPSAALVLGSLTMFILSGLVIDVTMAASADLLDTEAYTNAVLGDDPVALPDIDSIQEGR; translated from the coding sequence ATGTCTGACACCGTAAGTGCTCTCCTCCCGCTTTTTGCTGCGGTACCACTCGTGTCAGCGGCCTTGGCGCTGTTGGCGCCGTGGCGACGCGTGCGTGATGCGATCATGTTGATTGTGCCGGGCATTGGCATCTTCGCGGCCTTCGCTTTGCTGCTCTACACCATGAACAATGGCGTCGTTGCCCACAACGTGGGTAATTACCTCGGCAACGCGGGTATTGCCTTCGCCGCGGATACGTTCTCGGCGTTGATGATTGTGACGACAATGATCGTTGCTTTCGGCGCCAACTGGTTCGCCATCGTGGGGGGTGAGACCAAGTCACGCTACTACCCATCGCTCACGCTCATTCTGATTACCGGCGTGTGCGGTGCCCTACTCACCGCAGACCTCTTCAACTTCTTCGTGTTCATCGAGGTCATGCTCTTGCCGTCCTATGGCCTCATCACCATGTCTGGTACGTGGTCACGTCTAGCCGCCGGCCGTGCCTTCGTGCTGGTGAACCTGTTTGCCTCCACGTTGCTGGTTGTCGGTGTGGGCTACATCTACTCCGTCACCGGCGTCGTGAACCTTGGCGCTCTAAAGGGCGCTGCGGCGGGCAATGGCCCGGTGACGGTCGCTGCCGGCATCATCGTTATTGCGGTAGCAGCCAAGGCCGGTGTCTTCCCCGTGCAGAACTGGTTGCCGCGAACCTACCCGGGAACCTCCGCCGCGGTGATGGGCTTGTTCTCGGGCCTACACACTAAGGTCGCGGTCTACATGCTGTACCGCTTGTGGGTCCAGCTTTTCGATATGGACGAGCGCTGGGGCGTGCTCATCATCGTCGTGATGATCATTTCTATGATCGTCGGCGCCTTCGGCGGCTTGGCGGAGAACTCTATCCGCCGTGTGCTGGGCTATCAGATGCTCAACGGCATGCCGTTCATCCTCGTCATGATGGCCTTCACCACGCACGATGCCCAACGTGCATTGGCGGCTGGTATCTTGTACACGATTCACCACATGCTGACGGTCGGCTCGCTCATCCTAGCCGCAGGCGCCATTGAGGAAACCTACGGCACTGGCCGCCTCAACAAGCTCTCCGGCTTGGCGCGGCGTGACCCTATCATCGCGTGGATCTTCGCTGCCGGTGCCTTCTCTGTCGTGGGCTTCCCGCCCTTTTCCGGCATGTGGGGCAAGGTCCTCATCGTGGCCGAAGTGGCACGCACTGGTGGGGGATGGGCCTGGACCGTTATCACGGTGATCATCATCGCGTCCTTTGCCGCCTTCCTGTCCATGCTGCGCGTCTGGCGCCGCGTGTTCTGGGGTAAGGACCTGCCCAAGGAAAAGGTGCCGAATGAATTGGTCATCCGCAAAAAGCTCATGGCTCCCTCGGCCGCCCTTGTCTTGGGTTCGTTGACCATGTTCATCCTGTCTGGCCTCGTCATCGACGTCACCATGGCGGCTTCTGCGGACCTGCTCGACACGGAGGCTTATACCAACGCCGTGCTTGGCGACGACCCCGTAGCCCTACCCGATATCGACTCCATCCAGGAGGGCCGTTAA
- a CDS encoding cation:proton antiporter subunit C: MILALTIALLIGSAVYLIQQRSLVHIVLGMMAFGHGANLTLLATGVYSYRGESFPSQVPMEQMGDPLPQAFVLTAVVISMATSTILLTLAAMGANDDTDVAEPVDDNTIDHAFSTLGRDTQNRAILERSANKMDRLKELDQEGEK; encoded by the coding sequence ATGATTCTCGCCTTGACTATCGCGCTGCTCATCGGCAGCGCCGTCTACCTCATCCAACAGCGCAGTCTCGTGCACATCGTGCTGGGCATGATGGCCTTTGGCCACGGTGCGAACCTGACCCTGTTGGCTACTGGTGTGTACTCCTACCGCGGTGAGTCCTTCCCATCGCAGGTTCCGATGGAGCAGATGGGAGATCCGCTCCCGCAGGCGTTCGTCCTGACTGCTGTGGTTATTTCCATGGCGACCTCGACGATCCTGTTGACGTTGGCTGCCATGGGTGCCAACGATGACACGGATGTTGCTGAGCCTGTGGATGACAACACCATCGACCATGCCTTCTCCACGCTGGGCCGTGACACACAAAACCGTGCGATCCTCGAGCGCTCGGCGAACAAAATGGACCGTTTGAAGGAACTCGACCAGGAAGGAGAGAAGTAA
- a CDS encoding Na+/H+ antiporter subunit G produces the protein MTIAEIIASVLLVLATILVIATVIALWRAPDALTRVNLLGPTVGLAVPLLLLAKLIVDFSENGFSLWSLVRVLIACFGVWIIGSVGSYYMGRSIYGVTVTDVKYAKRMHKRAGTVEASDEDV, from the coding sequence ATGACCATTGCAGAAATCATTGCCAGCGTGTTGTTGGTACTGGCCACCATTCTGGTGATTGCTACGGTTATCGCCCTGTGGCGCGCCCCCGATGCCCTGACTCGAGTCAACCTGCTGGGCCCCACCGTGGGGTTGGCCGTGCCGCTGTTGCTCCTAGCGAAGCTCATCGTGGATTTCTCCGAGAACGGGTTCTCCCTGTGGTCACTGGTTCGCGTTCTCATCGCCTGCTTCGGCGTGTGGATCATCGGTTCGGTGGGTTCGTACTACATGGGCCGCTCCATCTACGGCGTGACGGTCACGGACGTCAAGTACGCCAAGCGTATGCATAAGCGTGCTGGCACAGTTGAGGCCAGCGACGAGGACGTATAG
- a CDS encoding DUF4040 family protein, which produces MTLLYVVLLAAVAVALAPVAVKVADRAAGYPLAGIFIIAAALLAREFPTLARGEELSYSVTWVRDVIAPGVDVNLAFRGDALGIFFAMLALVIGAVVFCYSAAYLPKGKGNVSFYVLMTAFTLSILLLVLANDVVVLFLAWELVSLASFMLIARSGKSGEAGSQRTLILTFVGGLTLLTGVAIAATAAGTTNLEGILASEVWAQRPGLTTGVAILIALSAFTKSAQFPFHFWLPEAMAAATPVSAFLHAAAVVKAGVYLLIRFSTIFHDVAAWNWLLIVAGMGTAVMSAVFAVQKTDLKKLTAYSTVSHLGWIVATIGVGTPFAIAAALVHTLAHALFKSSIFMLIGVIDHEAGSRDIRRLGVLWNKMPWTFGSMLIGAASMAAVPPLFGFVSKEGMLTAFEEAPIGSAGQMVLLIVAGIGAFFTFTYSAKIVFGAFFDGPRDMSKTHEAPVRLWLPAALPGVMSVPIVFFMGVLDGPLDKVVAAIGMEGHSHLALWHGFNVPFAISALVLIAGIVGVLYRKPLWSAMEERELLPRTGNEVLKWIQGVCAKFGRFVGRMSDTHNPSLFILPIIFLIILLAGAALLSDGVDGVALNPRVEGLDNPWDLLPLSIVALSMVGLVRTKNRLTGAVMIGTAGTGVTLQMFLLGAPDVALTQFTVEALSVIVMMMVLRYLPEKFHPVSHKGRQTGAIIIAVLAGAAAFLGVWALMGRHERSDLAMWYLNNAPDITGGDNVVATIIVEFRALDTLGELSVLGMAAVVIAAVTSTLPRFPFTSGTRPAPFGQSQLNSVPLRKGIALTIPILVVLSVIVFYRGHQATGGGFPAALIMGAAIGLTYLSRGTDEIVFGRMTPIHLTGIGIIVALTAGFIGYIPTSHSDGGFLTAIHGHALGQHWTTSLIFDLGIYLAVLGMLTMAINALGGYLRPGTERDFLPWVHDDDSALPNTPRVVLDDVDDPYPESINPSSDPEALLNDAQARQRVSSPHFTPAGEEKNS; this is translated from the coding sequence GTGACACTCTTGTATGTCGTCCTCCTCGCAGCTGTCGCAGTGGCGCTTGCACCAGTAGCTGTCAAAGTTGCTGATCGCGCAGCCGGCTACCCGCTAGCCGGCATTTTTATTATCGCCGCGGCATTGTTAGCGCGAGAATTTCCTACACTTGCCCGCGGTGAAGAACTGTCCTACTCCGTGACGTGGGTACGCGATGTCATCGCGCCCGGCGTTGACGTGAACCTCGCCTTTAGGGGCGATGCGCTGGGCATTTTCTTCGCCATGCTGGCACTCGTCATCGGTGCGGTGGTGTTTTGTTACTCCGCAGCGTATCTGCCTAAAGGCAAGGGAAACGTCAGCTTCTACGTGCTGATGACAGCGTTTACGCTGTCCATCCTGTTGCTGGTGTTGGCGAATGACGTCGTGGTGCTCTTCCTCGCCTGGGAGCTTGTGTCGTTGGCGTCGTTCATGCTCATTGCACGCAGCGGCAAGTCCGGCGAGGCAGGATCGCAGCGCACTTTGATTCTCACCTTCGTCGGTGGTTTGACGCTGCTGACGGGTGTAGCGATTGCCGCCACGGCAGCAGGAACCACGAACCTTGAGGGAATCTTGGCTTCTGAGGTGTGGGCGCAGCGCCCCGGCCTGACCACCGGTGTGGCAATCCTCATCGCGCTGTCTGCCTTCACCAAGTCGGCGCAGTTCCCCTTCCACTTCTGGCTTCCTGAGGCCATGGCGGCGGCCACACCGGTGTCGGCCTTTCTGCATGCGGCGGCCGTCGTCAAGGCCGGTGTGTACTTGCTGATTCGCTTCTCCACCATCTTCCACGACGTTGCGGCATGGAATTGGTTGCTCATCGTGGCCGGTATGGGAACGGCCGTCATGTCGGCCGTCTTTGCTGTTCAGAAGACGGACCTGAAGAAGCTCACTGCGTACTCCACCGTTTCCCACCTGGGTTGGATCGTGGCCACCATCGGTGTTGGAACCCCGTTCGCCATCGCCGCGGCGCTGGTCCACACTCTGGCGCATGCACTGTTCAAGTCCTCCATCTTCATGCTCATCGGCGTCATTGACCATGAGGCTGGTTCCCGCGACATCCGCCGCCTTGGTGTGCTGTGGAACAAGATGCCGTGGACGTTCGGCTCCATGCTCATCGGTGCGGCGTCGATGGCCGCAGTACCGCCGCTCTTTGGCTTCGTATCGAAGGAAGGAATGCTCACCGCATTCGAAGAGGCGCCGATTGGCTCGGCAGGCCAGATGGTTCTGCTCATCGTCGCGGGCATTGGTGCCTTCTTTACCTTCACCTACTCGGCCAAGATTGTCTTCGGCGCCTTCTTCGACGGCCCGCGCGATATGTCGAAGACCCACGAGGCTCCGGTGCGCCTGTGGCTACCGGCAGCACTGCCGGGAGTTATGTCCGTGCCGATCGTCTTTTTCATGGGCGTGCTTGATGGCCCGCTCGATAAGGTCGTCGCTGCTATCGGCATGGAGGGCCACTCGCACTTGGCGCTGTGGCACGGCTTCAACGTTCCGTTCGCTATCTCGGCACTCGTGCTTATCGCCGGCATTGTGGGTGTGCTGTACCGCAAGCCGCTGTGGTCGGCGATGGAGGAGCGAGAGCTCTTGCCGCGTACCGGTAACGAGGTGCTGAAGTGGATTCAGGGAGTGTGTGCCAAGTTCGGCCGCTTCGTTGGCCGTATGTCGGATACTCACAACCCGTCGCTGTTCATCCTGCCGATCATCTTCCTCATTATCCTTCTGGCTGGTGCGGCGCTGCTTTCCGACGGCGTCGATGGCGTCGCTCTTAACCCGCGCGTCGAAGGCCTGGATAACCCGTGGGATCTCTTGCCGCTGAGTATCGTTGCGCTGTCTATGGTTGGCCTGGTTCGCACGAAGAACCGCCTTACCGGTGCGGTCATGATCGGAACGGCCGGTACTGGTGTGACCCTGCAAATGTTCCTGCTGGGTGCCCCGGACGTGGCGCTGACTCAGTTCACAGTGGAGGCACTGTCCGTCATCGTCATGATGATGGTGCTGCGCTACCTGCCAGAGAAATTCCACCCGGTGTCCCACAAGGGCCGCCAGACTGGCGCCATCATCATCGCGGTCTTGGCGGGTGCCGCAGCGTTCCTCGGTGTGTGGGCACTCATGGGCCGCCACGAGCGTTCGGACCTGGCTATGTGGTATCTCAACAACGCGCCGGACATCACCGGTGGCGATAACGTTGTGGCCACCATCATCGTGGAGTTCCGTGCGCTCGATACCCTGGGCGAGCTCTCCGTGTTGGGTATGGCGGCCGTCGTCATCGCCGCGGTGACCTCGACGCTGCCGCGCTTCCCGTTCACCTCGGGTACGCGCCCGGCACCGTTTGGTCAGTCGCAGCTCAACTCTGTTCCACTGCGCAAGGGCATTGCTCTCACTATTCCGATTCTGGTGGTTCTGTCCGTCATCGTCTTCTACCGTGGCCACCAGGCCACCGGTGGTGGCTTCCCGGCTGCCCTCATTATGGGCGCAGCCATCGGTTTGACGTACCTCTCGCGCGGTACGGATGAGATTGTCTTTGGCCGTATGACGCCGATTCACCTCACCGGCATCGGCATCATCGTCGCGTTGACCGCGGGTTTCATCGGTTACATTCCAACCTCCCACAGTGATGGTGGCTTCCTCACCGCTATCCACGGTCACGCGCTGGGGCAGCACTGGACGACGTCCCTCATCTTCGACCTTGGTATTTATCTTGCCGTTCTGGGCATGCTTACCATGGCGATCAACGCCTTGGGTGGCTACCTGCGCCCAGGTACGGAACGCGACTTCCTGCCGTGGGTTCACGATGACGATTCGGCGTTGCCGAACACGCCACGCGTGGTGCTTGACGACGTCGACGATCCTTACCCCGAATCCATCAACCCATCCTCCGATCCGGAGGCCCTGCTGAATGACGCCCAGGCACGCCAGCGCGTGTCCTCGCCTCACTTCACCCCGGCTGGAGAGGAGAAGAACTCATGA
- a CDS encoding cation:proton antiporter, whose amino-acid sequence MIDFSSFSAFQWVVFVCVFIMCACVCAALGLALRSRDELTRTVMSDMVFYGMMCMYLAWAMTNHASIVYDIAMLAGIAAGVLPTLSMARIISKGRR is encoded by the coding sequence ATGATCGATTTTTCCTCTTTCAGCGCCTTTCAATGGGTGGTCTTCGTATGCGTCTTCATCATGTGCGCATGCGTGTGTGCTGCACTGGGCCTCGCGCTGCGTTCGCGCGATGAGCTTACCCGCACCGTGATGAGTGACATGGTCTTTTACGGCATGATGTGCATGTACTTGGCCTGGGCCATGACGAACCACGCCTCCATCGTGTATGACATCGCCATGCTTGCGGGCATTGCCGCCGGTGTGCTGCCTACGTTGTCCATGGCCCGTATCATTTCGAAGGGCAGGAGGTAG
- a CDS encoding P-II family nitrogen regulator, whose translation MKLITAIVKPFTLPDIREALEQHNVHGLTVTETQGFGQQRGHSEVYRGAEYATDFVPKVKLEIVTSDDQTEEIISAVVDAAYTGKIGDGKIWITPVEDIIRVRTGERGESAL comes from the coding sequence ATGAAGCTCATCACTGCCATCGTCAAGCCGTTCACGCTGCCAGATATCCGCGAGGCCCTCGAACAGCACAACGTCCACGGTCTCACCGTTACTGAGACCCAAGGTTTCGGCCAGCAGCGCGGCCACAGCGAGGTCTACCGCGGCGCCGAATACGCCACGGATTTCGTGCCCAAGGTCAAGCTGGAGATCGTCACCTCGGATGACCAAACAGAAGAGATTATCTCCGCTGTCGTTGATGCCGCCTACACCGGCAAGATTGGGGACGGCAAGATTTGGATCACCCCGGTCGAGGACATCATCCGCGTGCGCACCGGCGAGCGCGGCGAGTCGGCCCTGTAG
- a CDS encoding monovalent cation/H+ antiporter subunit E, whose protein sequence is MKTAMNSVVYAVWLIKEIFVAGFSLALESFKPQNNYNPVVVRYPLRITGAWEIFWFTSSITATPGTLSLGLREPVREGLPRIVLVQAVMGDDPASVMADLAHMEERLAPHVKGTDYGVPGQGPTTDLAETFYEYPLDTLGRHMRAPDIAQTDDTPLAAHEVDKRPVRPRRRSVPSKARKEDKK, encoded by the coding sequence ATGAAGACCGCTATGAACTCTGTGGTCTACGCAGTGTGGCTCATCAAGGAGATTTTCGTGGCTGGCTTTTCGCTCGCCCTCGAGTCCTTCAAGCCGCAGAACAACTACAATCCCGTCGTCGTGCGCTATCCGTTGCGGATAACGGGCGCGTGGGAAATCTTCTGGTTTACCTCTTCCATCACAGCGACGCCGGGCACCCTCTCGTTGGGCCTGCGCGAGCCAGTGCGGGAGGGCTTGCCGCGCATTGTGCTCGTGCAGGCAGTCATGGGCGATGATCCCGCCAGCGTCATGGCAGATCTCGCGCACATGGAGGAGCGCCTTGCCCCTCATGTTAAGGGCACCGATTATGGCGTGCCCGGCCAGGGGCCGACCACGGACCTGGCGGAAACTTTCTACGAGTACCCCCTCGATACCCTGGGCCGGCATATGCGTGCCCCGGATATCGCGCAGACCGATGACACGCCGCTGGCCGCCCACGAGGTGGACAAGCGCCCTGTCCGGCCGCGGCGCCGCAGCGTGCCGAGCAAAGCCCGAAAGGAAGACAAGAAATGA